A part of Candidatus Electrothrix aestuarii genomic DNA contains:
- a CDS encoding FAD-dependent oxidoreductase gives MERVVRFIERVPRTSEVNSYRFVRPTGFSFQAGQYAIVGLGHEGMLVHPLSLSSGPQKDFLEFTKRMTGSAYSQYLEGLYPGDEVIIKGPNGDFSMTGIANDVVCLAAGIGVTPLLSMLIDAADKNDRRRITLIYGNADDDDVPFVDELEELRLPHFRVVHVLRRSLGKMQAYQGTIDTKVIRSEMDVDLQDATFLISGPPIMIREMEGQLALLGVSSSRIRVERFLGYT, from the coding sequence ATGGAAAGAGTTGTACGTTTTATAGAGCGGGTTCCCCGGACCTCAGAGGTGAATAGCTACCGTTTTGTCCGACCGACCGGTTTTTCTTTTCAGGCAGGTCAATATGCCATTGTCGGGCTTGGTCATGAAGGAATGCTTGTGCATCCCTTATCACTAAGTAGTGGGCCTCAAAAGGATTTTCTTGAATTCACCAAGCGCATGACCGGTTCCGCCTATAGTCAATACCTGGAGGGCTTATATCCTGGGGATGAGGTGATAATCAAAGGGCCGAACGGCGATTTTTCCATGACCGGTATAGCAAATGATGTAGTTTGTCTTGCTGCGGGCATTGGCGTGACGCCTTTGCTCAGTATGTTGATTGACGCTGCGGACAAGAATGATCGTCGGAGAATTACCCTGATTTACGGTAATGCGGATGATGACGATGTGCCCTTTGTTGATGAACTGGAGGAGTTGCGTTTGCCCCATTTTCGGGTTGTTCATGTGTTACGGCGTTCTTTAGGTAAGATGCAGGCTTATCAAGGTACGATTGATACTAAGGTAATACGCTCAGAAATGGACGTCGATCTTCAGGATGCGACCTTCCTTATCTCCGGTCCACCGATTATGATCAGAGAAATGGAGGGACAGCTGGCCTTGCTTGGCGTGAGCTCTTCCCGGATTCGGGTAGAACGCTTTTTGGGATATACTTGA
- a CDS encoding MlaD family protein — MEKAVLRKRLIVSPIWFLPLLALCIVFGLLISSYRNSGIEITLHFSGAEGVTAGKTKVIYKGIQVGSVKSVAMDSELEGADITVEMDRVTKKGLVADTMFWIVKPEISAGRITGLDTLVSGAYITLRMGNSTKSERHFNGLSEPPPMGEETPGLHIKLKTDTLYSLQRGSYVYSRNLRIGKVDDYRLEQNGAIILDVLIQPEFTDLIREGTRFWNASGLSVTGDLQRGLSVNVESMASLIYGGLTCGTAESLKDTPPARSGQMFTLYKDFADAEYGIPMTLQLASGDGIVPGRTKVMFRGLKAGIVRSIDINNEDFHSVTASILLDPRAEKILRENTRFWVVRPQISLSGIKNLETMLSGSYITFLIGDGERQDSFVVESSPMPKLFLRPGKRFRLEAEESGSLGLGSPVMYKKQEIGEVTALHLNEAGERIDLEILLYEQYAGLVKKTTRFYNISGFQLDASLQGVSVQADSLNAMIAGGISFFTPDDGEVVEEGQIFSLYPGREEAQRAGSLFLTLEFLDGGDITPRTKIKYKGITVGTLVRTWYDSDKDQVLAKAVVQKRFTKLFRRTTDIWLVKPQISLSGVRNLDTMISGPYLDLLPGTGGFKTHFMVQDSEPELTASGDGLHLVLEAERIGSLKKGSPLYYRQVEIGGITGIELGPTAQMVWIHVVIEPRYIPLVHRSSRFWNAGGIKMIAGLFSGVSVETESLESILAGGIAMATPEEPGSLAEEGDHFLLAEKVDEDWLVWSPKISLPRKKRGPEQYQVQAGKKKIRVGGKEKR; from the coding sequence ATGGAAAAAGCAGTGCTTCGTAAGCGATTGATAGTTTCCCCTATTTGGTTTCTGCCTCTCCTGGCCCTTTGTATAGTTTTTGGCTTGCTGATTAGCAGTTATCGTAACTCCGGCATTGAGATTACACTGCATTTTTCCGGTGCCGAGGGGGTGACTGCCGGTAAGACCAAGGTTATTTATAAGGGAATCCAGGTTGGAAGTGTCAAAAGTGTTGCTATGGATAGCGAGTTAGAGGGCGCTGATATTACGGTTGAAATGGATAGGGTAACCAAAAAGGGGCTGGTCGCTGATACCATGTTTTGGATCGTTAAACCCGAGATCTCAGCGGGGCGTATTACCGGTTTGGATACCTTAGTCAGCGGTGCCTACATTACCCTGCGTATGGGGAATTCGACAAAGTCAGAACGTCATTTTAATGGGTTATCCGAGCCTCCTCCCATGGGTGAGGAAACTCCCGGTCTTCACATAAAATTAAAGACAGATACTCTGTATTCATTACAACGGGGATCGTATGTGTATAGCCGGAATCTCCGCATCGGCAAGGTGGATGATTATCGCCTGGAGCAGAATGGAGCCATAATTCTGGATGTGCTTATCCAGCCGGAATTTACCGATTTAATTCGGGAAGGGACCCGGTTTTGGAATGCCAGCGGGCTTTCTGTGACTGGCGATCTGCAACGGGGATTAAGTGTTAATGTGGAATCTATGGCCTCACTTATCTACGGCGGATTGACCTGCGGCACAGCGGAATCGCTCAAGGATACCCCGCCTGCTCGTTCCGGCCAGATGTTTACCCTGTACAAGGATTTTGCTGATGCTGAATACGGTATTCCCATGACCTTGCAGCTCGCCAGTGGTGATGGGATTGTACCGGGCAGAACCAAGGTGATGTTCCGTGGCCTGAAAGCAGGTATTGTTCGTTCCATTGATATTAATAATGAAGATTTTCACAGCGTCACAGCAAGTATTCTGCTTGACCCAAGGGCAGAAAAAATTCTTCGCGAGAACACCAGATTTTGGGTGGTACGGCCTCAGATTTCATTGAGCGGAATAAAGAACCTGGAAACCATGCTTTCCGGGTCTTATATTACCTTTCTGATCGGCGATGGTGAACGGCAGGATAGCTTTGTTGTCGAGTCCTCGCCCATGCCAAAGCTTTTTCTGCGACCAGGAAAGCGTTTCCGCTTGGAGGCCGAAGAGAGTGGCTCTTTGGGTCTAGGTTCTCCTGTCATGTATAAGAAACAGGAAATCGGTGAGGTCACGGCGCTTCACTTAAATGAGGCTGGTGAGCGTATTGATCTGGAAATCTTGCTCTATGAGCAGTATGCCGGGCTAGTTAAAAAGACAACGCGATTTTATAATATTTCCGGCTTTCAACTTGATGCCTCTTTGCAGGGAGTATCTGTGCAGGCAGATTCTCTGAATGCCATGATTGCAGGCGGAATTTCCTTTTTTACCCCGGATGATGGGGAGGTAGTTGAAGAAGGGCAGATTTTTTCGCTTTATCCCGGGAGGGAGGAAGCGCAGCGGGCTGGCTCGCTTTTTTTGACCTTGGAGTTTCTTGACGGTGGGGATATTACGCCAAGGACAAAAATCAAATATAAGGGAATCACAGTAGGCACGCTGGTTCGTACCTGGTATGATTCAGACAAGGATCAAGTCCTTGCCAAGGCTGTTGTGCAAAAACGCTTCACAAAACTTTTTCGCCGGACAACGGATATCTGGCTGGTGAAGCCCCAGATCAGTCTTTCTGGGGTGCGAAATCTGGATACCATGATCTCTGGCCCGTATCTTGACTTGCTTCCCGGAACGGGTGGCTTTAAAACGCATTTTATGGTCCAGGATAGTGAACCGGAGCTCACTGCTTCCGGGGATGGCCTGCACTTGGTTTTGGAAGCGGAACGGATAGGTTCCCTGAAAAAAGGCAGTCCGTTGTATTACCGGCAGGTGGAAATCGGGGGGATAACCGGTATAGAGCTGGGGCCGACAGCGCAGATGGTCTGGATCCATGTGGTTATTGAGCCGAGATATATCCCGCTGGTCCACCGAAGCTCGCGATTCTGGAATGCCGGTGGCATCAAGATGATAGCCGGACTTTTTTCCGGGGTCTCTGTGGAAACCGAGTCCTTGGAATCCATTCTGGCTGGCGGAATTGCTATGGCCACGCCGGAAGAGCCGGGTTCGCTTGCTGAAGAAGGGGACCATTTTCTGCTGGCAGAAAAGGTTGATGAGGATTGGTTGGTCTGGTCCCCAAAAATCTCTCTCCCTCGGAAGAAAAGGGGACCTGAACAATATCAGGTGCAGGCTGGAAAAAAGAAGATAAGGGTAGGCGGAAAGGAGAAGCGTTGA
- the prmA gene encoding 50S ribosomal protein L11 methyltransferase → MDESLAPMWLKTSLDCPEITLEAVVDLLGVISGSAVEETPVKNGRSTVNAFFCLDQAGEQDAVLERLEKELDDLFTLYELEPPKPACSLMADEDWATSWQQFFTPFAIIPGLVIKPSWEDYIPATDEQVIEMDPGMAFGTGQHASTKLALELIRSCFDSREVEKVLDVGTGTGILAMGAALFGAEQVIAIDNDPEAVRVAGENVAHNQMTEKIAVSNDDLEEVNGSFDLVCANIIHDVLVEMAPAIARRLKEKGAVVLAGILQGEQEKNILKVYGELGFTLQEARYEDEWVSLFLFSTEGCNNFDR, encoded by the coding sequence ATGGATGAATCGCTTGCGCCGATGTGGCTGAAAACCAGTTTAGATTGCCCGGAAATAACCTTGGAGGCGGTTGTTGATTTGTTAGGGGTCATAAGTGGCTCAGCTGTGGAGGAAACGCCGGTAAAGAACGGACGGAGTACGGTAAACGCTTTTTTTTGTCTCGATCAGGCAGGAGAGCAGGATGCTGTTCTGGAGCGTCTGGAAAAAGAGTTGGATGACCTCTTTACCCTCTATGAGCTGGAGCCCCCAAAGCCCGCATGTTCTTTGATGGCGGATGAGGATTGGGCAACTTCATGGCAACAATTTTTTACTCCTTTTGCCATTATACCAGGTCTTGTGATAAAACCTTCCTGGGAGGACTATATTCCGGCTACTGATGAGCAGGTTATTGAGATGGATCCAGGCATGGCCTTTGGAACAGGGCAACACGCTTCCACTAAGCTGGCTCTCGAGTTGATTCGATCCTGTTTTGACAGCAGGGAGGTTGAGAAGGTGTTGGATGTCGGGACTGGAACAGGTATTCTGGCTATGGGAGCTGCCCTTTTCGGGGCTGAGCAGGTAATAGCAATTGATAACGACCCAGAGGCTGTGCGGGTTGCCGGAGAAAATGTTGCGCATAATCAAATGACTGAGAAAATAGCTGTTTCCAATGATGATCTGGAAGAAGTGAACGGCAGCTTCGATCTTGTCTGTGCCAATATTATTCATGATGTGCTGGTGGAAATGGCTCCTGCCATTGCCCGGCGTTTGAAAGAAAAAGGCGCAGTTGTTCTGGCCGGTATCCTGCAAGGGGAACAGGAAAAAAATATCCTCAAAGTCTATGGTGAGCTTGGTTTTACCTTGCAAGAGGCCCGCTACGAAGATGAGTGGGTTTCCTTGTTTTTGTTTTCCACTGAGGGATGCAACAATTTCGACAGATAA